In Streptomyces chartreusis NRRL 3882, the following are encoded in one genomic region:
- a CDS encoding S9 family peptidase yields the protein MTTEPDSFPRRHARTQRFTLGAPRSFTVAPDGSRVVFLRSGSGTDRANSLWVLDTEEGGERVAADPRALLGGASEDLSREERARRERSREGGAGIVGYATDTAVELASFALSGRLFAAELRAGTARELPTPGPVIDPRPSPDGRHVAYVAQGALRVVGAEGEGDRALAEPESENVSYGLAEFIAAEEMGRSRGFWWAPESDRLLVARADDTPVARWWISDPAHPEREPQRVAYPAAGTGNADVRLFVIGLDGARTEVAWDRARYPYLARVHWSAAGAPLLLVQARDQRSQLILAVDPESGATRLVHADEDRTWLDLFAGVPCWSPSGQLVRIADEGGVRLLAVGDRPLTGAQLHVRAVLDVSDDDVLLSASAGEEATEAETGQVHVYRVNELGVERVSQEPGVHSAVRAGDVTVLVSATLDRPGARVQVLRDGKPTVVVPSYAEDPGMSPRVTLTEGGARRIPCAVLMPRDYAGDTPLPVLMDPYGGPHGQRVLAAHNPHLTSQWFADQGFAVVVADGRGTPGRSPAWEKGIHHDFTLTLDDQVEALEDLAKRYPLDLSRVAIRGWSFGGWLAGLAVLRRPDVFRAGIAGAPVTDWRLYDTHYTERYLGTPAEQPDAYARSSLVTADGLTSPAEPHRPLMIVHGLADDNVVVAHALRLSSALLAAGRPHEVLPLSGVTHITPQEQVAENLLLLQVDFLKRSLGITGD from the coding sequence ATGACGACCGAGCCTGACTCCTTCCCCCGACGGCACGCCCGTACCCAGCGCTTCACGCTCGGCGCGCCGCGTTCGTTCACTGTGGCGCCCGATGGTTCACGTGTCGTGTTCCTGCGCTCCGGTTCCGGTACGGACCGGGCGAACTCCCTGTGGGTCCTCGACACGGAGGAGGGCGGGGAGCGCGTGGCCGCCGACCCGCGCGCCCTGCTGGGCGGTGCCTCGGAGGATCTCTCGCGCGAGGAACGCGCCCGGCGTGAGCGCAGCCGGGAGGGTGGCGCCGGCATCGTCGGGTATGCCACCGATACAGCCGTCGAGTTGGCCTCTTTCGCCTTGTCAGGGCGGCTTTTCGCGGCCGAGCTGCGGGCCGGGACGGCGCGGGAACTGCCCACGCCCGGGCCGGTGATCGACCCGCGTCCGTCGCCCGACGGACGGCATGTCGCCTATGTCGCGCAGGGTGCGCTGCGCGTCGTGGGCGCGGAGGGGGAGGGCGACCGGGCGCTCGCCGAGCCGGAGTCGGAAAATGTCTCATATGGACTGGCCGAGTTCATCGCGGCCGAGGAGATGGGGCGGTCGCGCGGTTTCTGGTGGGCTCCGGAGTCGGACCGGCTGCTCGTGGCGCGGGCGGACGACACTCCGGTGGCGCGGTGGTGGATCTCCGACCCGGCGCATCCGGAACGGGAGCCGCAGCGGGTGGCGTATCCGGCGGCGGGCACCGGCAACGCGGACGTACGGCTGTTCGTGATCGGGCTGGACGGGGCGCGCACGGAGGTCGCCTGGGACCGGGCGCGGTACCCGTATCTGGCGCGTGTGCACTGGTCAGCGGCGGGCGCGCCGCTGCTGCTCGTACAGGCGCGCGACCAGCGCAGCCAGCTGATTCTCGCGGTGGATCCGGAGTCGGGCGCGACGCGTCTGGTGCACGCCGACGAAGATCGAACTTGGCTTGATCTTTTCGCCGGGGTGCCGTGCTGGAGTCCGTCCGGGCAGCTCGTGCGGATCGCGGACGAGGGCGGTGTGCGGTTGCTGGCGGTCGGGGACCGGCCGCTCACGGGGGCGCAGCTGCACGTGCGGGCCGTGCTGGACGTCTCCGACGACGACGTGCTGCTCTCGGCGTCGGCGGGCGAGGAGGCCACCGAGGCGGAGACGGGCCAGGTGCATGTGTACCGGGTGAACGAGCTGGGGGTGGAGCGGGTCTCGCAGGAGCCGGGCGTGCACTCGGCGGTGCGCGCCGGGGACGTCACGGTTCTGGTCTCGGCGACGCTGGATCGGCCAGGTGCGCGGGTGCAGGTACTGCGCGACGGGAAACCGACGGTTGTTGTCCCGTCGTACGCCGAAGATCCTGGTATGTCCCCCCGCGTGACGCTCACCGAGGGGGGCGCACGGCGTATCCCGTGCGCCGTGCTTATGCCTCGGGACTACGCCGGTGACACCCCCCTGCCGGTGCTCATGGACCCGTATGGCGGGCCGCACGGGCAGCGGGTCCTCGCGGCCCACAACCCGCACCTCACCTCGCAGTGGTTCGCGGACCAGGGATTCGCGGTGGTCGTCGCGGACGGCCGGGGCACCCCGGGCCGCTCCCCCGCCTGGGAGAAGGGGATCCACCACGACTTCACGCTGACCCTGGACGACCAGGTGGAGGCCCTGGAGGACCTCGCGAAGAGGTATCCGCTGGACCTGTCCCGGGTGGCGATCCGCGGCTGGTCCTTCGGCGGCTGGCTGGCGGGCCTCGCGGTGCTGCGCCGCCCGGACGTCTTCCGCGCGGGGATCGCGGGCGCGCCGGTGACGGACTGGCGCCTGTACGACACGCACTACACCGAGCGCTACCTGGGGACTCCGGCCGAGCAGCCGGACGCGTACGCGCGCAGCTCCCTCGTCACGGCGGACGGTCTCACCTCCCCCGCCGAGCCGCACCGCCCGCTGATGATCGTGCACGGCCTCGCCGACGACAACGTGGTCGTCGCCCACGCCCTGCGCCTCTCCTCGGCCCTCCTGGCCGCCGGCCGCCCGCACGAGGTGCTGCCGCTGTCCGGGGTCACCCACATCACCCCACAGGAACAGGTAGCGGAGAACCTGCTCCTGCTCCAGGTCGACTTCCTGAAGCGGTCCCTGGGGATCACCGGCGACTGA
- a CDS encoding ABC transporter ATP-binding protein has protein sequence MADLEKTDESMDATPNVTEVETVDAATDEEAVAAIEAPVERGEPILQVRNLVKHFPLTQGILLKRQIGAVKAVDGVSFDLYQGETLGIVGESGCGKSTVAKLLMMLETATAGEIFYKGQDITKLSGRALKAVRRNIQMVFQDPYTSLNPRMTVGDIIGETFEIHPEVAPKGDRRRKVQDLLDVVGLNPEYIHRYPHQFSGGQRQRIGIARGLALNPEIIICDEPVSALDVSVQAQVINLMEKLQDEFNLSYLFIAHDLSIVRHISDRVGVMYLGKMAEIGTDTEIYDHPTHPYTQALLSAVPVPDPESREGRERIILTGDVPSPANPPSGCRFRTRCWKAQDKCAQEVPLLAVPERFKGEDTPAAHESACHFAEEKDVVHAA, from the coding sequence ATGGCTGACCTGGAGAAGACGGACGAGTCCATGGACGCCACCCCCAACGTCACCGAGGTCGAGACGGTCGACGCGGCCACCGACGAGGAGGCCGTGGCCGCGATCGAGGCACCGGTCGAGCGCGGTGAGCCGATCCTCCAGGTGCGCAACCTGGTGAAGCACTTCCCGCTGACCCAGGGCATCCTGCTGAAGCGTCAGATCGGCGCGGTCAAGGCCGTGGACGGGGTCTCCTTCGACCTGTACCAGGGCGAGACGCTCGGCATCGTGGGCGAGTCCGGTTGCGGCAAGTCCACGGTCGCCAAGCTGCTGATGATGCTGGAGACGGCGACCGCGGGCGAGATCTTCTACAAGGGCCAGGACATCACCAAGCTGTCCGGCCGCGCCCTGAAGGCCGTCCGCCGCAACATCCAGATGGTCTTCCAGGACCCGTACACCTCGCTCAACCCCCGTATGACGGTGGGCGACATCATCGGGGAGACCTTCGAGATCCACCCCGAGGTGGCGCCGAAGGGCGACCGCCGCCGCAAGGTCCAGGACCTGCTGGACGTGGTCGGTCTCAACCCGGAGTACATCCACCGGTACCCGCACCAGTTCTCGGGCGGTCAGCGCCAGCGCATCGGCATCGCCCGCGGCCTGGCGCTCAACCCCGAGATCATCATCTGCGACGAGCCGGTCTCCGCGCTGGACGTGTCCGTCCAGGCGCAGGTCATCAACCTGATGGAGAAGCTCCAGGACGAGTTCAACCTGTCCTACCTCTTCATCGCGCACGACCTGTCGATCGTCCGGCACATCTCGGACCGGGTGGGTGTGATGTACCTGGGCAAGATGGCCGAGATCGGTACGGACACGGAGATCTACGACCACCCGACCCACCCCTACACGCAGGCCCTGCTCTCCGCGGTCCCGGTCCCCGACCCGGAGTCCCGCGAGGGCCGCGAACGCATCATCCTCACCGGAGACGTCCCGTCCCCGGCCAACCCGCCCTCGGGCTGCCGCTTCCGCACCCGCTGCTGGAAGGCCCAGGACAAGTGCGCCCAGGAGGTCCCGCTCCTCGCGGTCCCCGAGCGCTTCAAGGGCGAGGACACCCCGGCGGCCCACGAGTCGGCCTGCCACTTCGCCGAGGAGAAGGACGTGGTCCACGCGGCCTGA
- a CDS encoding ABC transporter ATP-binding protein: MTTIEETRNVPEPRGAAGGDVPLLEVRDLHVEFHTRDGVAKAVNGVNYTVSSGETLAVLGESGSGKSVTAQAIMGILDMPPGRIPKGQILYRGEDMLTMSGDARRKIRGSKIAMIFQDALSALNPVLSVGYQLGEMFRVHQGLSKKDAKAKAIELMDRVKIPAARERVGDYPHQFSGGMRQRIMIAMALALEPDLIIADEPTTALDVTVQAQVMDLLAELQREYNMGLILITHDLGVVADVADKIAVMYAGRIVETAPVHELYKRPAHPYTKGLLDSIPRLDQKGQDLYAIKGLPPNLTRIPSGCAFNPRCPKAQDICRTEVPPLHPVTERDGGELVGRGSACHFWKETIHG, from the coding sequence GTGACCACCATCGAAGAGACCCGTAACGTGCCCGAGCCGCGAGGCGCGGCCGGCGGCGACGTTCCCCTGCTCGAAGTGCGCGACCTGCACGTCGAGTTCCACACCCGCGACGGCGTGGCCAAGGCCGTCAACGGCGTCAACTACACCGTGAGCTCCGGCGAGACCCTCGCCGTGCTCGGTGAGTCCGGCTCCGGCAAGTCCGTGACCGCCCAGGCGATCATGGGCATCCTCGACATGCCGCCCGGGCGGATCCCCAAGGGCCAGATCCTGTACCGGGGCGAGGACATGCTCACCATGTCGGGCGACGCCCGGCGCAAGATCCGCGGCAGCAAGATCGCGATGATCTTCCAGGACGCGCTCTCCGCGCTGAACCCGGTGCTGTCCGTCGGCTACCAGCTCGGCGAGATGTTCCGCGTCCACCAGGGCCTGAGCAAGAAGGACGCCAAGGCCAAGGCGATCGAGCTGATGGACCGCGTGAAGATCCCGGCCGCGAGGGAGCGCGTCGGCGACTATCCGCACCAGTTCTCCGGCGGTATGCGCCAGCGCATCATGATCGCGATGGCGCTCGCCCTGGAGCCGGACCTGATCATCGCCGACGAGCCGACCACGGCCCTCGACGTGACGGTCCAGGCGCAGGTCATGGACCTGCTCGCGGAGCTCCAGCGCGAGTACAACATGGGCCTGATCCTGATCACCCACGACCTCGGCGTCGTCGCCGACGTCGCGGACAAGATCGCGGTGATGTACGCGGGCCGGATCGTGGAGACCGCCCCGGTGCACGAGCTCTACAAGCGGCCCGCGCACCCCTACACCAAGGGTCTGCTCGACTCGATCCCGCGCCTGGACCAGAAGGGCCAGGACCTGTACGCGATCAAGGGCCTGCCGCCCAACCTGACCCGCATCCCGTCCGGTTGCGCCTTCAACCCGCGTTGCCCGAAGGCGCAGGACATCTGCCGTACGGAGGTCCCGCCGCTGCACCCGGTCACCGAGCGGGACGGCGGCGAGCTGGTCGGCCGCGGCAGCGCGTGCCACTTCTGGAAGGAGACGATCCATGGCTGA
- a CDS encoding ABC transporter permease translates to MPDVTKAQTTDSAAVDAVAPPAVDVPAKESGKKSDKPRSLWGDAWYDLRHRPMFWISSVLLLLLLVIAAFPGWFTSVDPRDGDLVHHYLGKPELGHFFQPDWFGYDQQGRSIYARVIHGTRASILVGVGVTAAVTFLGGLLGMLAGYFGGWIDSVISRIVDIFFGLPFLLGTMVVLNAFTERKVYVVILALASLGWTSIARVTRSSVITAKQADYVTAARALGAGTPRILFRHVMPNAIAPTIVVATIALGGYISAEATLSFLGLGLSDPTISWGIDISEGSKVIRDNPHTLLFPAGMLSLTVFAFIMLGDAVRDALDPKLR, encoded by the coding sequence ATGCCTGACGTGACCAAGGCCCAGACCACCGACTCCGCGGCCGTGGACGCCGTGGCACCGCCGGCCGTCGACGTCCCCGCCAAGGAGAGCGGCAAGAAGAGCGACAAGCCGCGCTCCCTGTGGGGCGACGCCTGGTACGACCTGCGGCACCGGCCCATGTTCTGGATCTCCTCGGTGCTGCTGCTCCTGCTGCTGGTGATCGCCGCCTTCCCCGGCTGGTTCACCAGCGTCGACCCGCGCGACGGCGACCTCGTCCACCACTACCTGGGCAAGCCGGAACTGGGGCACTTCTTCCAGCCCGACTGGTTCGGCTACGACCAGCAGGGCCGCTCCATCTACGCCCGCGTCATCCACGGCACCCGCGCCTCCATCCTCGTGGGCGTCGGCGTGACCGCCGCCGTCACGTTCCTCGGCGGACTGCTCGGCATGCTGGCGGGCTACTTCGGCGGCTGGATCGACTCGGTGATCTCCCGGATCGTCGACATCTTCTTCGGCCTGCCGTTCCTGCTCGGCACGATGGTCGTGCTGAACGCCTTCACCGAGCGCAAGGTGTACGTGGTCATCCTGGCCCTGGCCTCGCTGGGCTGGACCTCGATCGCCCGGGTCACCCGCAGCTCGGTCATCACGGCCAAGCAGGCGGACTACGTGACGGCGGCCCGGGCACTCGGCGCCGGCACCCCGCGGATCCTGTTCCGCCACGTGATGCCGAACGCCATCGCGCCGACCATCGTCGTGGCCACGATCGCCCTCGGCGGTTACATCTCCGCGGAGGCGACGCTGTCGTTCCTCGGTCTCGGCCTCAGCGACCCGACGATCTCGTGGGGCATCGACATCTCCGAGGGCAGCAAGGTGATCCGGGACAACCCGCACACGCTGCTGTTCCCGGCGGGCATGCTCAGCCTCACGGTCTTCGCGTTCATCATGCTCGGCGACGCGGTGCGCGACGCCCTTGACCCGAAGCTGCGCTGA
- a CDS encoding ABC transporter permease: MGRYAARRLLQMIPIFIGTTLLIFLMVHILPGDPVRAIYGDKAPDPAQIAQIKREYGFDKPVLEQYVHYMWNLLQGDFGKNLAGRPVTELMSEAFPVTLRLTLLAITIEIVIGVGLGAWAGLRAGKAADTGVLVFTLTVISIPVFVLGFIARFIFADELGWLPPNVQDSTDFSQLFLPAFVLAMLSMAYVARLTRTTFAENLRADYMRTALAKGLPRRRIIGVHLLRNSLIPVVTFVGTDVGGFIGGAVITEGIFNIQGVGNLLYRAIQTSEGSTVTGVVTVLVLVILLINLLIDLLYAVLDPRIRYA; this comes from the coding sequence ATGGGGCGCTACGCCGCCAGGCGACTGCTCCAGATGATCCCGATCTTCATCGGGACAACTCTGTTGATCTTCTTGATGGTCCACATCCTGCCGGGCGACCCGGTCCGGGCCATCTACGGGGACAAGGCTCCCGATCCCGCACAGATCGCGCAGATCAAGCGCGAGTACGGCTTCGACAAGCCCGTCCTCGAACAGTACGTCCACTACATGTGGAATCTCCTCCAGGGAGACTTCGGCAAGAACCTCGCCGGCCGTCCGGTCACCGAGCTCATGTCCGAGGCCTTCCCGGTGACGCTGCGGCTGACGCTGCTGGCCATCACCATCGAGATCGTCATCGGTGTGGGCCTCGGCGCCTGGGCCGGTCTGAGGGCCGGCAAGGCCGCCGACACCGGTGTGCTGGTCTTCACCCTGACGGTGATCTCCATCCCGGTGTTCGTCCTCGGCTTCATCGCCCGGTTCATCTTCGCGGACGAACTCGGCTGGCTGCCGCCCAACGTCCAGGACTCCACGGACTTCTCGCAGTTGTTCCTGCCGGCCTTCGTCCTCGCCATGCTGTCCATGGCGTACGTGGCCCGGCTGACCCGGACGACCTTCGCCGAGAACCTGCGGGCCGACTACATGCGCACCGCGCTCGCCAAGGGCCTGCCCCGGCGCCGCATCATCGGTGTCCACCTGCTGCGCAACTCGCTGATCCCCGTGGTCACCTTCGTCGGCACCGACGTCGGCGGCTTCATCGGCGGCGCGGTCATCACCGAGGGCATCTTCAACATCCAGGGTGTCGGCAACCTCCTCTACAGGGCGATCCAGACGAGCGAGGGCTCGACGGTCACGGGTGTGGTGACGGTGCTCGTCCTCGTCATCCTCCTGATCAACCTGCTCATCGACCTGCTGTACGCGGTCCTGGACCCGAGGATCCGGTATGCCTGA